The following are encoded together in the Weissella soli genome:
- a CDS encoding amino acid ABC transporter ATP-binding protein — translation MIEFKNVEKYYGDFHALKDINLEVDAGETVVLIGPSGSGKSTLIRTINGLEAIQKGDLIVNDQDLADPDTDINRVRKNVGMVFQHFNLYENKTVIENIMLAPRLVLKRDEAENHKIAMELLEQVGLVDKAEMMPSTLSGGQKQRIAIARSLAMRPKALLFDEPTSALDPEMVNDVLKIMQEIAQNDAMTLMIVTHEMGFAKQVADRVIFMADGKILEDSPTQEFFENPKEPRAKQFLSQIMH, via the coding sequence ATGATCGAGTTTAAGAACGTAGAGAAGTACTATGGTGATTTCCACGCGTTGAAGGATATTAACTTGGAAGTCGATGCTGGTGAAACGGTTGTTTTGATTGGGCCTTCTGGTTCAGGAAAGTCAACCTTGATTCGGACAATTAATGGGTTAGAGGCCATTCAAAAGGGTGACTTGATCGTGAATGACCAAGATTTGGCTGATCCAGATACTGATATCAACCGCGTCCGTAAGAATGTTGGGATGGTGTTCCAACACTTTAACTTATATGAAAACAAGACGGTGATTGAAAACATCATGTTGGCACCGCGTTTGGTGTTGAAGCGTGATGAAGCCGAAAATCATAAAATTGCCATGGAACTATTGGAACAAGTTGGCTTAGTGGATAAGGCTGAAATGATGCCATCTACTTTGTCAGGTGGTCAAAAGCAACGTATTGCGATTGCCCGTTCTTTGGCGATGCGTCCCAAGGCATTGTTATTCGATGAACCAACGTCAGCATTGGACCCAGAAATGGTTAACGACGTGTTAAAGATCATGCAAGAAATCGCGCAAAACGATGCGATGACTTTAATGATTGTTACGCACGAAATGGGCTTCGCCAAGCAAGTCGCTGATCGCGTTATTTTCATGGCTGATGGCAAAATTCTGGAAGATTCACCAACGCAAGAATTCTTTGAGAATCCTAAAGAACCACGGGCTAAGCAATTCCTCTCACAAATTATGCACTAA
- a CDS encoding glutamate ABC transporter substrate-binding protein has translation MNKMLKMSVVALMSAVMAVGPIAGTTVSAATKKNAVYNRIKTTHKITWGVKADTRLMGLMNIKTGQIEGFDIDIAKAVTKKIDAKAKAEFVQVTSGTRIPLLINGNIDAIIATMTITPERAQVVDFSKSYFKAGQSLLVVKGSKIKSVADTNKKGVTVIGVAGANSIANFQKVAPKAKILALPDYATALTALKAGQGDALTTDNGILSGMAAEDKSLKLVGGTFTNEPYGIAFAKNDPKLVKASNKALKEIKEDGTYRKIVKKWFGNVPGMNWKELAK, from the coding sequence ATGAATAAAATGCTAAAAATGAGTGTTGTGGCATTGATGTCAGCAGTGATGGCTGTTGGTCCCATTGCTGGTACAACAGTCAGTGCCGCCACCAAGAAGAACGCTGTCTATAACCGTATTAAAACCACTCATAAAATTACTTGGGGTGTTAAAGCGGACACGCGTCTCATGGGCTTGATGAATATCAAAACGGGTCAGATCGAAGGTTTTGACATTGATATTGCTAAGGCGGTGACCAAGAAAATTGATGCCAAGGCTAAGGCTGAATTTGTCCAAGTGACATCCGGTACCCGAATTCCCCTATTGATTAACGGCAACATTGATGCCATTATCGCAACAATGACCATTACTCCTGAACGAGCGCAGGTCGTGGATTTTTCAAAGTCATACTTTAAAGCTGGTCAATCATTGTTAGTGGTGAAGGGCTCAAAGATTAAGAGTGTTGCTGATACGAATAAGAAGGGTGTGACGGTCATTGGTGTGGCTGGTGCTAATTCAATTGCTAATTTCCAAAAAGTTGCCCCAAAGGCTAAAATTTTGGCTTTGCCAGACTATGCCACTGCTTTGACCGCCTTGAAGGCCGGGCAAGGGGATGCTTTGACGACCGACAATGGTATCTTGTCAGGTATGGCCGCAGAGGATAAGTCGCTTAAGCTGGTTGGGGGCACGTTTACCAATGAGCCTTACGGGATTGCCTTTGCTAAGAACGATCCCAAGTTGGTGAAGGCCTCTAACAAGGCATTGAAGGAAATTAAGGAAGACGGTACATACCGTAAAATCGTTAAGAAGTGGTTCGGTAACGTGCCTGGCATGAATTGGAAGGAGTTGGCTAAATAA
- a CDS encoding amino acid ABC transporter permease produces MISLFANNSQAFLEGFGWTLLSSVIALIGSLILGTIFALFQVIPNKVLNIIGRVYVEILRNIPLLVITMFFYVVVAKTFSLDGFSSGTIGLTLYTSAFIAETIRAGIEAIPEGQLEAGLSNGMTWGQTMRQVVLPQAFKMVIPPLGNQFINLVKNSSVLAFVAGFDLMYQANLISQTTFDTFNPFIIVGLFYLVITMPISYYMAHLEKKLAKEA; encoded by the coding sequence ATGATTAGTTTATTTGCAAATAACAGCCAAGCATTCCTGGAAGGGTTTGGTTGGACTTTACTTTCAAGTGTCATTGCCTTAATTGGTTCATTGATTTTGGGAACGATTTTCGCTCTTTTCCAAGTCATACCAAATAAAGTACTGAACATTATTGGACGAGTTTATGTTGAAATATTGCGTAATATCCCATTATTGGTGATTACCATGTTTTTCTACGTCGTGGTCGCTAAGACATTTAGTTTAGATGGCTTTTCCTCAGGAACGATTGGGTTAACCTTGTATACCTCAGCTTTTATTGCTGAAACCATTCGAGCTGGTATCGAAGCCATCCCTGAGGGTCAATTAGAAGCAGGGCTTTCAAATGGGATGACGTGGGGTCAAACGATGCGTCAAGTGGTGCTACCACAAGCGTTTAAGATGGTCATTCCGCCACTAGGTAACCAATTCATCAATCTGGTTAAGAATTCGTCAGTATTGGCGTTCGTGGCTGGTTTCGATTTGATGTACCAAGCCAATTTGATTTCACAAACGACATTCGATACATTTAATCCATTCATCATTGTGGGCTTGTTCTACTTGGTTATTACGATGCCAATTAGTTACTACATGGCCCACCTTGAAAAGAAGTTAGCGAAGGAGGCCTAA